One segment of Dolichospermum sp. DET69 DNA contains the following:
- a CDS encoding 50S ribosome-binding GTPase, whose amino-acid sequence MLFLGFYITPPPRVAFIGETGVGKSSTLNALFNAGVEVSHTEACTQAPNLIEIPLSEVQGTQGSLIFYDMPGLGESRLKQKEHIALYEEVLKDVDVALWILDAQGRAIASVQQYLETDLKFLDPRLLERMVIALNKVDLVHPGDWHPSANIPSDEQEENINGRIKDVENKIREVLPNWKGIIVGYSANKRYKLPQLFDAIMDAVPAERQWVVASRKSLADFLELVDPKLLPPDKIPQKFINQQVQSSKISDVVNSMSDEDFAKFANNKEAFLAWLKQKENN is encoded by the coding sequence ATTCTTTTCCTAGGATTTTATATAACTCCACCTCCTCGGGTTGCTTTTATTGGTGAAACAGGAGTAGGAAAATCATCTACACTGAATGCACTATTTAATGCAGGTGTAGAAGTCAGTCATACGGAAGCTTGTACTCAAGCTCCTAATTTAATAGAAATCCCTTTGAGTGAAGTTCAGGGTACACAAGGGTCATTAATTTTCTATGATATGCCAGGATTGGGAGAAAGTCGTTTAAAGCAGAAAGAACATATTGCTCTTTATGAGGAAGTGTTAAAAGATGTTGATGTTGCTTTGTGGATTTTGGATGCACAAGGTAGAGCGATCGCTTCAGTACAACAGTATTTAGAAACTGACCTTAAATTTCTTGATCCAAGATTATTAGAAAGAATGGTAATTGCTTTAAATAAAGTGGATTTAGTGCATCCTGGAGATTGGCATCCTTCGGCAAATATACCAAGTGATGAACAAGAAGAAAACATCAATGGTAGAATTAAGGATGTGGAAAATAAAATTCGAGAAGTCCTACCAAATTGGAAAGGAATAATTGTAGGTTATTCTGCAAACAAAAGATATAAATTACCTCAACTATTTGATGCAATTATGGATGCTGTACCCGCAGAAAGACAATGGGTAGTTGCTTCTCGTAAATCTTTGGCTGATTTTTTAGAATTAGTTGATCCTAAATTACTACCTCCAGATAAAATACCGCAAAAATTTATTAATCAACAAGTGCAATCATCAAAAATTTCCGATGTTGTAAACAGTATGTCAGACGAAGATTTTGCTAAATTTGCAAATAACAAAGAAGCATTTTTAGCTTGGTTAAAACAAAAAGAAAATAACTAA
- a CDS encoding type II toxin-antitoxin system VapC family toxin, which produces MQVLLDTHTLLWFFSGNENISITARELIEDTNNLKYISIASVWEMAIKQSKGRLNLSVPIDDYIQQKIQFADFKILYIQLSHLQAVSSLPFHHNDPFDRLLIAQAMVKNIPIISRDSMFDSYKVNLIW; this is translated from the coding sequence ATGCAAGTTTTATTAGATACTCATACACTTTTATGGTTTTTCTCAGGCAATGAAAATATTAGTATAACTGCTAGAGAATTAATTGAAGATACCAATAATCTCAAATATATAAGTATTGCTAGTGTTTGGGAAATGGCAATTAAGCAAAGTAAAGGTAGGCTGAATTTGTCTGTACCTATAGATGATTATATTCAACAAAAAATCCAATTTGCTGATTTTAAAATCCTATATATTCAACTAAGTCATTTACAAGCAGTTTCTAGCTTGCCTTTTCATCATAATGACCCCTTTGATAGATTATTAATAGCACAAGCTATGGTCAAAAATATCCCTATTATTAGTCGAGATTCTATGTTTGATTCATACAAAGTTAATCTTATATGGTGA
- a CDS encoding type II toxin-antitoxin system prevent-host-death family antitoxin, translating into MSSIEITQAINQISELFHLALNGEEIIITENHQPLLKLTALKSKSQRPPLFGTDKDIISIADNFDAPLEEFED; encoded by the coding sequence ATGTCTTCCATAGAAATCACACAGGCAATTAACCAAATATCAGAATTATTCCATTTAGCATTAAATGGAGAAGAAATTATTATTACCGAAAACCACCAACCTTTATTAAAATTAACAGCACTTAAATCTAAATCTCAACGTCCTCCTTTATTTGGTACAGATAAAGATATCATTTCTATTGCTGATAATTTTGATGCCCCATTAGAAGAATTTGAAGATTAA
- a CDS encoding NAD(P)H-quinone oxidoreductase subunit J produces MAEAESKPVPAEEVSLVQAGKISQWLADNGFIHEFLELDANGVEIIKVPADFLLPISTALYAYGFNYLQFQGAMDLGAGQDLVSIYHLLKVSDNADRPEEIRVKVFLPRENPSVPSVYWIWKTADWQERESYDMYGIIYEGHPNLKRILMPEDWVGWPLRKDYISPDFYELQNAY; encoded by the coding sequence GTGGCTGAAGCAGAATCTAAACCAGTTCCCGCAGAGGAAGTATCTTTAGTTCAAGCTGGCAAAATTTCCCAATGGTTAGCGGACAACGGCTTTATCCATGAGTTTTTAGAACTTGATGCTAACGGTGTAGAAATAATTAAAGTCCCAGCAGATTTCCTCCTTCCTATTTCTACAGCTTTGTATGCTTATGGGTTTAATTATCTCCAATTTCAGGGAGCTATGGACTTAGGTGCGGGACAAGATTTGGTAAGTATTTATCATTTACTCAAAGTTAGTGATAATGCTGACCGTCCCGAAGAAATCAGGGTAAAAGTGTTTTTACCGAGAGAGAATCCCTCTGTGCCTTCAGTTTATTGGATTTGGAAAACAGCAGACTGGCAAGAACGGGAAAGCTATGATATGTATGGCATCATCTATGAAGGTCATCCTAACTTAAAGCGGATTTTGATGCCAGAAGATTGGGTAGGTTGGCCTTTACGTAAAGATTACATCTCACCTGATTTCTACGAGTTACAAAATGCTTATTAA
- a CDS encoding AAA family ATPase, with protein MELYKILGKELGEDVTKSNFCWSIERIANSFNQQILGIGIKNHVNWCPNNTDTQKQAITDEVKIKQKTSYINLKQSPKITHFLGRTYELSTLSKWIENPNIRLISILGISGIGKSTLVKHFLDTHTIPFDAIIWKNIKLSNSLNSILIEILTELNVNTQDINTNNLLNQCLQLFNQKRCLIILDNLEEIFTPQQFAGQYKPEHQDYQTFLQMITEIEHQSCLILISQEKCQEMISLDSELYPIHCLELSGLDNSATEILKNQRLKNEETWLDLINLYESHPRHLQYISILIKEVFQGEVSEFIKENNLILTEDFKSLFDSIWIRLSNIEKEILLKISQHDQPISRDEIKQSLSLSSMDIINGLQSLTRRFLLTKLESDQKLYTLSAVFREYLRIYHQ; from the coding sequence GTGGAGTTATATAAAATCCTAGGAAAAGAATTAGGTGAAGATGTTACTAAATCTAATTTTTGTTGGTCAATAGAAAGAATAGCAAATTCATTTAATCAGCAAATCCTGGGAATAGGAATAAAAAATCATGTTAATTGGTGTCCTAACAATACAGATACTCAAAAACAAGCAATTACTGATGAAGTTAAAATTAAACAAAAAACATCTTATATTAACCTCAAACAATCTCCAAAAATAACCCATTTTCTCGGACGAACCTACGAACTATCAACTCTATCCAAATGGATAGAAAATCCCAATATTCGCTTAATCTCAATCTTAGGAATTTCCGGTATTGGTAAAAGTACATTAGTGAAACACTTTCTTGATACTCACACAATACCATTTGATGCAATTATCTGGAAAAATATTAAATTATCTAATTCTTTAAATTCTATCCTAATAGAAATTCTCACTGAATTAAACGTAAACACTCAAGATATAAATACTAATAACTTATTAAATCAATGCTTACAATTATTTAATCAAAAACGCTGCTTAATTATTCTCGATAACCTAGAAGAAATATTTACCCCTCAACAATTTGCAGGACAATATAAACCAGAACACCAAGATTATCAAACCTTCCTCCAAATGATCACAGAAATTGAACATCAAAGCTGTTTAATTCTCATCAGTCAAGAAAAATGCCAAGAAATGATTTCTTTAGATAGTGAACTTTACCCAATTCATTGTTTGGAACTATCAGGATTAGATAATTCAGCTACAGAAATATTAAAAAATCAAAGATTAAAAAATGAGGAAACTTGGTTAGACTTAATTAACTTATATGAAAGTCATCCTAGACATTTACAGTATATCAGCATCTTAATTAAAGAAGTATTTCAGGGAGAAGTTTCAGAATTTATCAAAGAAAATAATTTGATATTAACAGAAGATTTCAAATCTCTGTTTGATTCAATATGGATAAGATTATCTAACATTGAAAAAGAAATATTATTAAAAATCAGTCAACATGATCAACCCATATCTAGAGATGAGATAAAACAGTCTTTATCATTGTCATCAATGGATATAATTAACGGCTTACAATCATTAACAAGAAGATTTCTATTAACAAAATTAGAAAGTGATCAAAAACTATATACTCTCTCTGCTGTTTTTAGAGAATATCTAAGAATTTATCATCAGTAA